CATGTCCCCCCATGACGACATTATTGACAATGATGACGCCGTCACCAATGACGCAATCATGCGCAATATGAGAGTTGGCCATGATCAGGCAATGCGCACCGACTTTTGTGCTCGATATCCCCTGTGTCGTGCCCCGGTGAATGGTGACATTTTCCCGGATGATGGTGCGCTCACCAATCTCGCAACTTGCGGGTTCACCGCCATATTTAAGGTCTTGCGGGGCCATGCCGATGGTCACGAAGGGAAAGACCTCCACCCCCTGCCGTAAGATCGTGTGCCCGTCAATAATCACATTGGCATGAAGCTTGACATTTTCCTCAAGGACCGCGTTCGCGCCGACGACACACCAAGGTCCAATTTCGACATTTTCACCGATCTGGGCATTAGGGGCGATGATGGCGCTCGGATGGATGGAAGATAGACGCGACGGGTCAGACATCGAAAACTCTTTCAGACGTAAATCAGTCCTTGATCATGGCGCTGAAGGTCGCCTCAGCCGTTTTCTGGCCAGCAACGAGCGCCTCCCCCTTGAAGCGCCATATTCTTCCACGCTGCTGGATTTCCTCAACATGGATACGGAGTTGATCGCCAGGACCGACAGGTTTGCGGAATTTGGCGTTTTCAATCGTCATGAAATAAACAATTTTGCCCTCAGCATCCGGCCCCTGCGACAGCACGACCAGCGTTGCCGCGGTCTGCGCCATGGCCTCCACAATCAGAACACCGGGCATCACCGGATGTGACGGAAAATGTCCGGCAAAAAACGGCTCATTGATTGTGACGTTTTTGACCCCGACCGCCGAAATCTTGCCGTGCTTATCCTTGGATGTCAGGTTCCGCAGATGGATATCCTCCATGCGGTCGATAAGTAAAAAGGGGT
This genomic stretch from Candidatus Kirkpatrickella diaphorinae harbors:
- the fabZ gene encoding 3-hydroxyacyl-ACP dehydratase FabZ, giving the protein MASIPHRYPFLLIDRMEDIHLRNLTSKDKHGKISAVGVKNVTINEPFFAGHFPSHPVMPGVLIVEAMAQTAATLVVLSQGPDAEGKIVYFMTIENAKFRKPVGPGDQLRIHVEEIQQRGRIWRFKGEALVAGQKTAEATFSAMIKD